One region of Triticum aestivum cultivar Chinese Spring chromosome 6B, IWGSC CS RefSeq v2.1, whole genome shotgun sequence genomic DNA includes:
- the LOC123137857 gene encoding probable xyloglucan endotransglucosylase/hydrolase protein 30, whose translation MVMKARFLAASLAVAATCVCLAAAAASAFDVPTMAFEEGFSPLFGDGNLVRARDDRAARLLLDRRSGSGFISSDYYLHGFFGASIKLPRDYTAGVVVAFYLSNGDVYEKTHDELDFEFLGSRWGGQWRVQTNVYGNGSTSRGREERYLLPFDPTLEAHRYSILWAPTHIIFYVDDTPIREVVRHPGMGGDFPAKPMAVYATIWDGSAWATEGGKYKVNYKYAPFASDFSDLSLRGCRVADPAALRLRSDAAGGYDLLGLMTADYAVMTPQKRAAMRAFRARQMTYTVCYDAARYAAGPFPECDNSDEERGTFWAWGESKTVVMKTRGRGRRGRGSRAGAGARGRAGAASC comes from the exons ATGGTGATGAAGGCGAGGTTCTTGGCGGCGTCGCTCGCGGTGGCGGCGACGTGCGTatgtctggcggcggcggcggcctccgccttcgaCGTGCCGACCATGGCCTTCGAGGAAGGGTTCTCGCCGCTGTTCGGGGACGGCAACCTCGTCCGCGCGCGGGATGACAGGGCCGCCCGCCTCCTGCTCGATCGCCGCTCCG GTTCGGGATTCATCTCCTCGGATTACTACCTGCACGGCTTCTTCGGCGCGTCCATCAAGCTGCCCAGAGACTACACGGCCGGCGTCGTCGTCGCCTTCTAC CTGTCGAACGGGGACGTGTACGAGAAGACGCACGACGAGCTGGACTTCGAGTTCCTGGGCAGCCGGTGGGGCGGGCAGTGGCGGGTGCAGACCAACGTCTACGGCAACGGCAGCACCAGCCGCGGCCGGGAGGAGCGCTACCTCCTCCCCTTCGACCCCACCCTCGAGGCCCACCGCTACTCCATCCTCTGGGCCCCCACCCACATCAT ATTCTACGTGGACGACACGCCGATCCGCGAGGTGGTCCGGCACCCCGGCATGGGCGGGGACTTCCCGGCCAAGCCCATGGCGGTGTACGCCACCATCTGGGACGGCTCAGCCTGGGCCACGGAGGGCGGCAAGTACAAGGTGAACTACAAGTACGCGCCCTTCGCCTCCGATTTCTCCGACCTGTCCCTCCGAGGATGCCGCGTCGCCGACCCGGCGGCGCTGCGCCTCAGGAGCGACGCCGCCGGCGGGTACGACCTCCTGGGCCTCATGACGGCCGACTACGCGGTCATGACCCCGCAGAAGCGCGCCGCCATGCGCGCGTTCCGGGCGCGCCAGATGACCTACACCGTGTGCTACGACGCGGCGCGGTACGCGGCCGGCCCGTTCCCGGAGTGCGACAACTCGGACGAGGAGAGGGGCACGTTCTGGGCGTGGGGCGAGTCCAAGACCGTGGTCATGAAGACGCGCGGCCGCGGGCGCCGCGGCCGGGGGAGcagggccggcgccggagcaaGGGGACGCGCCGGCGCGGCAAGCTGCTGA